A window from Rhea pennata isolate bPtePen1 chromosome 1, bPtePen1.pri, whole genome shotgun sequence encodes these proteins:
- the CHRDL2 gene encoding chordin-like protein 2 produces the protein MLPGAGALAFLLRCLLLLVAPARTRPDMFCDFNGKKYSPGESWHPYLEPQGLMYCIRCTCTENANMRCYRIQCPALQCASPVTDPQQCCPRCGEPNSPSGLRAPVKSCQYNGTTYQQGEMFTTSELFPSRQPNQCVQCSCSEGQIYCGLVTCPELLCSSPLTVPDSCCQVCKDGSYEKSTEEEPLQLNRGVRHSQDQCSGEAMDRKPLGATASTILSSSLEFIPRSFKPKGGGGTTVKIVLKEKHKKACVYNGKTYSHGEVWHPVFRLYGLLPCILCTCRDGVQDCQKITCPKEYPCDYPEKVDGKCCKICPEARVKPTDEIITTQCGKNPNHVLVYMFVPSSSETSKEILRTIAIEKEPSEEVEIYNWKLIKGIFHLIQTKKISKQEFKQEAQNFRLITRTNEGHWNIFRAQTSDLKMTESPEKETKNL, from the exons ATGCTTCCCGGAGCGGGCGCCCTCGCCTTCCTCCTCcggtgcctgctgctgctcgtCGCTCCTGCCCGGACTC GGCCAGATATGTTCTGCGATTTCAATGGCAAGAAGTACAGCCCAGGAGAGAGCTGGCACCCCTATCTGGAGCCTCAGGGGCTAATGTACTGCATCCGCTGCACCTGCACCGAG AATGCCAACATGAGATGCTATCGGATCCagtgcccagctctgcagtgTGCCAGTCCCGTCACGGACCCCCAGCAGTGCTGCCCGCGGTGTGGTG AGCCAAATTCACCTTCTGGCCTCCGGGCACCTGTGAAGTCCTGCCAGTACAATGGGACAACATATCAGCAAGGCGAGATGTTCACCACAAGCGAGCTCTTTCCCAGCCGCCAGCCGAACCAGtgtgtgcagtgcagctgctct GAAGGACAGATTTACTGTGGCTTGGTGACCTGCCCCGAGCTGTTGTGTTCCTCTCCTCTAACTGTGCCAGATTCCTGCTGCCAGGTCTGCAAAG ATGGTTCATATGAGAAGTCCACAGAAGAGGAACCCCTGCAGTTAAACAGAGGTGTT AGGCACTCGCAAGACCAGTGCTCAGGAGAAGCAATGGATAGGAAGCCGCTTGGAGCCACTGCATCCACCATTCTTAGTTCCTCCCTGGAGTTCATTCCCAGGAGCTTCAAACCCAAGGGAGGAGGTGGCACCACTGTCAAGattgttttgaaagagaagcaCAAGAAAG cttGTGTTTACAACGGAAAGACCTACTCCCATGGGGAAGTGTGGCACCCCGTGTTCCGGCTCTACGGCCTCCTGCCCTGCATCCTATGCACTTGCAGGGATGGTGTCCAGGACTGCCAGAAGATCACATGTCCCAAGGAATATCCATGTGACTATCCAGAGAAAGTAGATGGgaaatgctgtaaaatatgTCCAG AAGCCAGAGTGAAACCCACCGATGAAATAATCACCACCCAATGTGGCAAGAACCCCAACCATGTCCTAGTGTACATGTTTGTACCATCGAGCTCAGAGACCTCCAAGGAGATCCTTAGGACGATTGCGATTGAGAAGGAACCATCAGAAGAAGTGGAAATCTACAACTGGAAGCTGATTAAAG GGATATTTCATTTAATACAGACCAAGAAGATTAGCAAACAGGAATTCAAGCAAGAAGCGCAGAACTTCAGGCTGATCACCAGGACAAATgaag GTCACTGGAATATCTTTCGAGCCCAAACATCAGACCTGAAGATGACAGAGAGTCCAGAGAAAGAAACTAAGaacttg